A segment of the Cohnella algarum genome:
GCTTATATGTAAATCGAAGTTAGTATTTCTAAATAATGAACACTCCCTTAACTGAGGCTGTGTCGCAAGCCTTTGATATGGAATGCAAAGCGATGGGGGGATTGCCGGATCACATCGTTAAGTTGCAGCGGAAATGTGCTTTTTCCGATGTTGCAGCGCAATTCAAAGTGATCCCGGAGGAGCATGTGACGGTTGTAGCGGATGCTGAGCTTGCAAGCAAGCTGAGCAAGGGACTTGCTATATCGGCAAAGGAACTGCAGAAAGGCAGTGTTAGGATAAGGCGTTCCGTTTTAAGCAGGCTTGGGTGCGGTCAAGGGGAATTGCCTGTGCTTGCAGAGAGCCAGTATGACAGATTCCTGGGTTATATAAAAAGCTTAGTTTGAATTTCACGTTAGGGTTGGCCATGAGGCCAACCCTGTTATGGTTATTTCCGGGGGATTCGTTCCTCGGGGATTCGATATCGGAGAGCTAGCGCGAACCGGCAGATGCATCAAAGGGTTTTCTCACCGCTTCGCTTTGTAAAACTCATGGTAAAGCTTCATCAGCGCCCGCTTCTCGATCCGCGACACGTAGCTGCGGCTGATGCCGAGCTCGCGGGCGATTTCCCGCTGGGTCCGTTCGTCGCCGCCGCCGTCGAGTCCGAACCTTCCGCGGATGACCTCCTGCTCGCGCTCGTCGAGAATGTCGAGATTGCGGTAGATTTTGCTTTTTTCTATTTTAAGCTGAACTTTCTCGACCACTTCGTCAGGCTCCGTTCCCAATATATCTTGCAAGGTGATTTCGTTTCCTTCTTTGTCGGTTCCGATCGGATCGTGGAGCGATACGTCTTTTCGCGTTTTTTTCAGCGAGCGCAAGTGCATCAGAATTTCGTTTTCGATGCAGCGCGCCGCGAACGTAGCGAGCTTCGTCCCTTTGTTGGGCGAAAAGGACTCGATCGCCTTGATCAATCCGATCGTGCCGATGGAAATGAGGTCTTCCAGGTCTTCTCCGGTGTTGTCGAACTTTTTGACAATGTGCGCAACGAGCCTGAGGTTGTGCT
Coding sequences within it:
- the sigK gene encoding RNA polymerase sporulation sigma factor SigK, coding for MPGLFTAIALFLKQLSLLVSYVKNNAFPQPLTDEEEALHLRRMAEGDPHSRNLLIEHNLRLVAHIVKKFDNTGEDLEDLISIGTIGLIKAIESFSPNKGTKLATFAARCIENEILMHLRSLKKTRKDVSLHDPIGTDKEGNEITLQDILGTEPDEVVEKVQLKIEKSKIYRNLDILDEREQEVIRGRFGLDGGGDERTQREIARELGISRSYVSRIEKRALMKLYHEFYKAKR